The nucleotide window tTGTGTTTGGAGATGTGCTATCTCGATGTATGTCTAAATTAACTAAAGTAAACGAAATTGCAAGAAATGTAAATTCAGAATTTTGGCGATTGGTTTTAATTACTAGATTAAACTAAATTAAATTACAAATCAAGGTTAAGTTTTGTAACAAGATAGGAGGACAGTGATCATCCCGAGTTTCAGGTTTTAAGTGACAACTAACGTTAATGTTCAATtggaaagaaccacatagacatggctcatgtaagatcaattgtttgtgatgaaagggaactaagtactcggattcctagaacgcgatGTTGTTACCCTATGACCAATCAACATATAtgcaaccctaatccctcccatgatatctcgattgccaacggcaccaagaattTATGATTTAGAACTATGATCAAACATACATCAACAGTTTACAAACAACCAATCAAACACCATAATAAACTAACAACACATGCACAGTCTAATATTCCAGAAATTAAAGAACAAACATAATTGTCACAAATAAAACCTTACATCTGAGACGATCACCAAGCAAACCTAGCCGCTCATAGTGTTAAGAATCATCATCACAATCAAATCTTTGTCCATTGGAATCAAAAACAAAGTCTTCATGTTTCAATCACTCAAAAACACCTTAGAACACCCCCCAATTCGCCTCTCATGAGTTACAACACCAAAAACAATGATTGTCTAATCAAAAGTCTCATCAAATGGTCATTAAAAATGCGGAGTTACACTTTTCGTCAGGgtctaccgtaagctacggtagctaccgtagcttacggtagcttTCAAGTGGCTACGGTGGGTCTCTACTACCATACGGTGGATGAAAAATGCTGggggctaccgtaatttacggtagctaccgtaagctacggtaggctTCAGCATGCAATTTTGTTTTCAACATAActtttttcgtttcaactccgttttcttcaccgttttcgcctacgttcttgtaatttcgtcctctataatgctatcctcttaattcttcaattctaaaaatttattttttcatttattctccgtgttccttccattttaagctcccgtttgtacctgaaacacaaacaaccgtagttatctaattctagaCAACTACCCGATTAAATGTAGGATTTTATTATCATTTAtaccacttaagggttgtcctatggactaCCCGTCAAAGGTTTGAAGGCTTCGGTTGCTTAAGCCACTGGTGATAACCAGTGGCTCATTGAGCAAGGCTTTCACCAAGTTGTTACCTATCTCCTTCATTCCAAGGAATTCAATTCTACTCTTGGAGAAGTCTACACCAAACTACTGAACTTGGGGAAACATAAGGGCCTTATTGCTGGTTGTTAGCCTTGATGGCTATTTGAACAATTGCTATGTTTACAAACCGTTAAGGTTTGTTTTGACTTGTTTGAACATTTGGAAGCCTTTAAGGCTTGTTATCTTATGTTATTAATTTTCTACTACTTGCCTTGTGTTGTGATTTTTTAGATGTAGTTGTATATTTTGTAAGTCAGCTTTGTGGGATACTTGTAGCTTGAAGCCTTCGAGGCTTCCGGTTGCTACCTTATTTTTGTGACTTGATGCCTTGGTTTGTATTTCTGATTTTGGGTTGTATATAACCTTTTACTGTTGTGTTGTTGTGTTGCCTCTTCAATTATTTTTATGTTTGTGGCATTGTCGTTGTTGGGTTTgtgttgtctttatgttttttataccATAAAGGGTTTAGTGCTGCAGccacttagccttggtatttttaacaagaataCATAGCACCTATCCTATCTATCATTTTCCTTTGCTTGATTTTGGTTCGTAAGCCTATCGATAATGATTTGTTTTCTATAAgttttctaaggcttaaggaacatttggtgaaGGCTGTTCAGACCCGTCTATGAGACAAGTTTATTTTCTTTGATAATTTTATAAGTCTCATGGAGtagtattgatttaggaactcactccttatataggttcattcaacccttgaacctattgagcgatatggactgggagctcatccccttacatggcccttgccatggagttttttgctaggttctcaacctgattttaggatagaaagacaaatttaaTAAAACATCATCATTTATTCAGGAGTTATTGTTTTACAAAAAGTGAGCATGGGACAACTCTtgaaatacaactcttgaaatacaAACTAAACTTTCTTGGTCAGACATGGAACCTTTTAAGGGTCTTGCCATTCCAATGTCTGGGAAGCTTTTGACCTTCCGCGTCGGCCAGTTTATAGGATCCAACCTTATGTGCTTCAAGGATTGTGTATGGCCCTTCCCACTTTGGGCCAAGTTTTCCTTGGTTCTCTTCTTTACTAGCCTCGTTGTTTCTAAGTACGAGGTCTCCTGGCTTGAAGCGTTCATGCTTGACTCTTGTGTTGTAATAAGATTCCATTTTTtgtttgtacttggcttcttgaATGGCGGCTTGATCGCGTGTTTCTTCGAGGAGTtgcaagttcaacatggtctctttgtTGTTtgcttcgggatccatgttgagtGTTCTTTGAGtcacaactcctatttcagctggAATCACAACTTCTGATCCGAACACCAAGCTGTAAGGTGTTCTTTTATGGCTTGTTTTTTCCGTTGTTCGTATAGCCCATAGAACGTTTGGCAACTCTTCAAGCCAATTGCTTTCATGCCTTCCCAATCGGGTCTTGATCCCCTCAACGATACTCCGATTCATTCTTTCAACTTGGCCGTTTGATTGTGGGTATGCAACTGAGCTGAATACATGAGTTATCCTAAATTCTTTGCACCAAGTGCTAAAAGGCTTCTCAGCAAATTGTTTCCCATTATCCGTGACCAAGACTCCCGGCAGCCCAAATCGGCAAATTATGTTCTCCCAAACGAAATCGATGACTTGTTTGCCCGTGATTTTTTCAAGTGGTTTGACTTTAGGCCATTTGGTAAAGTAATCTATGGCCACCAATAAAAATTTTACTCCACCTTTGGCTGGCGGGAATGGACCAACAATATCCATTCCCCATTTGTGAAATAGCCATGCTGAAGATATCGGGACAAGGTCATGTTTGGGGCTCTTGGGCACTGGTGCATGTATTTGACAAGCTTCACATTTTCTTAGTTGCTCGGTGGTGTCTCGGTGCATGGAAGGCCAAAAATACCCGAGGTTCATTAGCTTGGCAACCACCGCCCtggctccaaaatgagctccacatatcctTTCATGAACCTCTTTGACCAGGTACTGGCTTTGTTCTGGGCCAACACATCTCAGTAGTGGTGCAAGGTAACCCTTTATGTAGAGGATTTCACCTTGCAACACATACTGCCTAGATTTGATTCTAACCCTTTCAGCCTCTGTTTGGTCATTGGGTAACTCACCCTTTTTGAGGAATTTCTTGATAGGAGTCATCCAATTGGGGCCTTCTTCGGTGATTACATCTTGAACTTCCAATTCTTGAATCGAGGGAGTTTTCAACACCTCCACCAATACCTTTTTGGTAAGATGGGCAAAGGTGAGAGAGGCAAgtttgctcaaggcatcggctcTCTTGTTTTGGGATCTTGGGACTTGCTTGATAGTACATGCTTGGAATGTGTTCATCAATTCCTTGGACTTTTCTTTATACCTCTTCATGTTGGGCTCTTTTGCAACATAATTGTCATTGAATTGGCTTGACACAAGCAACGAGTCTGTGAAGACCTGAAGCTTTTGAAACTTCATCTTCTTGGCTATTCTTAAACCAACTATCAATGCTTCGTATTCAGCTTCATTGTTTGTGGTCTGGAATTCAAGTTGAAGAGCGTATGAAAATTCTAGACCTTCAAGGTTAATTAAGATGAgcccagctcctgacccttcaatgcTTGAAGCTCCATCGGTAAAGagcttccaggcttcagggtcAGAAGGTTTAGCGGTAGTTGTGTTAACTTCCGTGACGGCTTGCTTCGGGACTTCCATAATGAAGTCGGCCAAGACTTGGGCTTTGATAGCTTTCCTTGGGACATAGGTGATTTTGTGCTCACCTAGTTCCACAGCCCATTTGACTAACCATCTTGGattttctggtttttcaagcacactcttaatgggttggtcggtgaccacttgtatagggtgtgcttggaaatGCCTTCGAAGCCTTTTAGCCAtttggactagggctagagcaagtttttcCAGAGAAGAATACTTGATCTCTGCCAATTTTAAAGTCTTGCTGAAGAAATAAACAGGTACCTGAACTTTGTCTCGCTCGATGGTTAAAACCGCACttattgcttcttcagcaaccgaAAGGTAGACAGAGATCAGCTCTCCTATTTTCGGGGCTGCGATATCTGGAAGTGAAGCTAGGTGTTGCTTcatctggttgaaggcttcctcTGCTTCTTCAGTCCACTTAAAAGCTTTTTTGTCAGAGCACCCTTTAAGCGTTTTAAAGAAGGGTAAAGATTTCTCagccagttttgaggtaaaacgcttcaggGCCGCAAGCTTTCCATTCAGACTTTCCACCTCCTTTCTGCTTCGTGGTGGTTTGGTTTCAAGAACAGCTTTGACTTGGTTTGGTTGGCCTTTATACTTTGTTTTCCCACAATATGCCCTAGAAATTTTCCTTCTTCAAACCCAAATGAACATTTCTCAGGGTTGAgtttcatgttaacctttctcAAGTTTTGGAAAGTTTCTTGTATGTCGTCAAGCATTTGGTATTCTTATTTGCTTTTGATTACTAAATTGTCGACATATTCTTCCATGTTTCTACCAATTTGACTAGCAAAAGCTTTGTTAACTAGGCGTTGGTAGGTTGCACCCGCATTTTtaaggccaaaaggcatcttttgataGCAAAAGATACCTTTATCCGTGTGAAAAGCGGTCTTCTCTTCATTCTCTTCTTTCATAAGGATTTGATGGTAACCCTTGTAGGCATCAAGAAAACACTTGAAAGGGTAACCGGTAAAGGAATCAACCTTAAGGTCGATTTCCGGCAACGGGTAACAAtctttgggacaagccttgttcaagtccttgaagtcgatgcacattctccaagagttgtcgggcTTTCGAACCATGACTGGGTTTGCAACCCAGGATTGATACTTGACTTCCCGAAGAATTCCAGCTGAGACAAGCTTTTCTACTTCTTGGCATGCTGCCAAGCTTCTTTTGGGTGCTAGACTTCgtttcttttggacaacaggcTTGACATCGGGTGGTATCTTCAgctcatgttcagcaatgcttcAAGGGATACCCGTCATGTCTTCCGGGCACCAAGCAAAGACATCGCTATAGTGTactagcagcttttcaaggtacgAGAGGGTTTCTGTAGAAAGGCTTGGATTAACTCTTATCCTTTGTTTAGGATATTTGGGGTTTATGATCAGCCCTTGCTTGTCGTCTTCgttttttgaactttctccttcaaCCATGTAAGCTTCTTGCGTGGGTTGAAGGGTTGTAATCCCTCTTTCGGTGGGGGAACTTTCCTATGATGACATCATAGTTGGAAGGTATATTGATAACCACAAAAGTGAGAGGTTGAACTCTTTCCATCTTGCCTTCACTGAAACGGACATCAAGGGTTAGTTGCCCTAATGGCTTGAGGGGTATGTCGGCAACACCTTTTATAGAGGTTCTGGATGGTTGAAGCTTTGAACGTTCCTCATTGCTCAAACGATTGAAGAACTTTTCAAACATAATTTCAGTAGCTGGACCAGTGTCTATGTAGGCTCTGCTTATCTTTAGTGTACCCACAGTTGCTTCAACCACAAGAGGGTTTGAGAGTGGGTCCTTTTCCGTTGgcgggaagcagacacactgaagctcccaagcttccaaccatTGCCGTTTGTGGGGAACCTTTCCATTGAAATCCACCATGTTAACCTCCTTGCTTTTTTCCTTCAGCTATCTTGTCCCTTACCCCCTTCACTAAGTGGGCAAGCTCTCCGGACTTGACGACCTCCTCAATCCTCTTTTTGAGTTGAAAGCAATCGTTAGTATGATGACCCTTCTCCTCATGAAATTCACAAAACTGGGTGGAATTTTCATTCCTTTTGCTTTTAGGGAGAGGTCTAGGAGGTCGGAAGCTTTGTTTCACTTCCTCTGTAGCAAGGATCTCCTGTGGAGTTTTTGTAAGAGCTGTAAAGTTTACGACCTTCTCCCTTTGGCGTCTGTCATAGGAATGAAAATTTCCCTTCTTTCTAGCAGGGCTATTGCCTTGCCAGCTACATCCCCTTTTTCTCTGCTCCTTTATGTCTACAGCCTCCTCTCCTCTGATGTGGGCTTCGGCCCTTTCGAGAGCTTCTTCCAAGGTCTTTGGCAGGGACTTGTTGAAATCCCTTGTAAGATATTTGGAGGTgatggcgttcataaaaccggccacTCTCATCTTTTCATCTGCCCCCACATATGTTAGACCTTCCTTTTTATACCTTTCTATGAACTCTTGAAGGCTTTCATCATCTCtttgttttatctggaagatcaCCGTCGCATCTTTAACgtatcgcctttgttgggagaagttggCCAGGAACCCTTTGCTAAGGTCATCGAAGCTTCGAACGCTTCTGGCAGGCAGGTCATTGAACCATATTCTGGCTGACCCAAcgagggtttgcatgaacatgagGCAGCATTCAGCGTTAGACCATTTCTCGATTCTAGCAGCACCAGTAAAGATCTGGAGGTGATCCTCTGGATCTTCAGTTCCATCATATGTTTTGATATGGGACGACATCTTGATCTTTGTTTGGAAATCATAATCAGCGATTTGCTGGGAGAAGCATGACAAATTGCGTGGTTTATATGGCTTGGCTAAATCCTCTTCCATCCTTTCACCTGTGTTGTTGTTGCTATTATTGTTCCCTTGGGTGGCCAGCACTTGATTCATAATGTGTTGCCAAGGGAAGCTTGCCATCATCTGAGCCATCATTTGAGGcataaggttgaagccttgaaggcttccaggtGCAACTGGGCAGTTTATCCCTAAAGGAGTGCTCATGACGGCACTTCGTGCCAGAGGGAGCACAGACAAAGCTTGTTCCCATGTAGTTGTCGCCGAAGGTGGAAAGCTTGCTACTAGAGATTGTAGGAGCTGGTCCAAAGTCAGCTCGATCCCCAAGGGAGGACCGGTTGCAATTGGTTGGGAAGAAAGAGGGGAAAAGATGTTGGATCTGACCTTGTGTATAGATATGGATTAGGATTTGGGGGaggattgtcacaccccaaccaatgccggaaacatcgggatgagacgaagtgtgaagattgctcgagacatcataacgctaataattgtgacaagtatttaaataatcatttcatttcatttctaaagaatcaagtacaaggttttgaaacaaagtacaacaacatgaataataaaatgatacaatacaaatacaattctttctaagtgtgtatctaagcatcctattagattccatgcatcgtcaacatccacctgtaacatgttaaaataaagtcaatgcaaaagcaaaggcgagtatacaagtttgatacgtacatagcaaaagataagttttgaacaattcctcatagcaagcatgtgattcaagataaacatttaaacgtggtatgtgtctaacatatcaaaccaaggaaacgcaatatgctcatgacattaccgagataaaggggcgtgtcgttaatcctatagcgctacatatgtcacggtttggctcgtacgaagttaatgataaattcaacacataagataaatccaagtttaaagcatcaagccatcacgtatacaagcatgttataggaatgttcatgtgtttaagcaaaatgttcatgtgtaagttgatagataaacatgttacaccccaaaagtggtaaaagtaaaaaggggaaaatacgagtatactcacaatattgcaaattcttccgattatccaagtgtcgaCGAGTGTATGAGATTAGGAGtatggaacaccgaggtcaccctataaGGGCAAACGAGGGTGCATGAGGATTTGAATTGGAATTTTAAGGAATGTCTCGATGATATATAAGCGTATATAAATGTTTTATCCAGTTTATGAATTAATTCTAAATTAACCCATTAAGAGTATTATAGAAGGGTTACCCAAAATGAAGATACGTTTAcatttattgttataaaaattattcgaattcAATATGGTTTCATTTGTGGTTCGACTATAttgttataaaaaatatatatatatatttttaacgaaa belongs to Helianthus annuus cultivar XRQ/B chromosome 5, HanXRQr2.0-SUNRISE, whole genome shotgun sequence and includes:
- the LOC110927481 gene encoding uncharacterized protein LOC110927481; the protein is MSTPLGINCPVAPGSLQGFNLMPQMMAQMMASFPWQHIMNQVLATQGNNNSNNNTGERMEEDLAKPYKPRNLSCFSQQIADYDFQTKIKMSSHIKTYDGTEDPEDHLQIFTGAARIEKWSNAECCLMFMQTLVGSARIWFNDLPARSVRSFDDLSKGFLANFSQQRRYVKDATVIFQIKQRDDESLQEFIERYKKEGLTYVGADEKMRVAGFMNAITSKYLTRDFNKSLPKTLEEALERAEAHIRGEEAVDIKEQRKRGCSWQGNSPARKKGNFHSYDRRQREKVVNFTALTKTPQEILATEEVKQSFRPPRPLPKSKRNENSTQFCEFHEEKGHHTNDCFQLKKRIEEVVKSGELAHLVKGVRDKIAEGKKQGG